The nucleotide sequence AACTGGCTTATGTTCATAAACGAATTCAACATAAAAGCACTGGTTACGAGGTAGTATTCTCAATTCCTTGATATCTTCAAACTTAAGATTAGAAGGCATTAGCAAGGAAAAACTATCGATACCAAACCATCTTTTTACTGTTTTACCTAGTGGAATACTGATTTGATTATCTACTAACTTCAATGCCTGTTTAGGGTAGGTTACAAGTGCTAGACCTCCTTTTTTGCGATACTTTGGGAGCATTGGTTTATCCTTTAACTCTCCCTTCTTGTATTTCTTGTTTAACTCTTGGAAAGATTTAAAAGATTCCGCAACACTTCTAAGTATTTGTTGTGCCGCTTGAGAATATAAAACCTGAAAATGCTTGTTAGTCTTATATTCTTTTTGTAAATCGAACTTACCGATAATTTTTCGAGTCTTAAAGTATAACTGACGTGCATAATAAATTCCACAGTTAGTTAGTTTATGGGACTCTGAACAAATAAACTCTAGAACGGCTTTTAGTTCTGAGTTAGCAGTGATTAAGTTTTGTTGGCATCCATACATGACAACCCTACATATTGAAAATCAAAAAAGTAAATAGACACATCGAGCTAAAGCTCGCATCCGTCGGGCTTCATCGTTTGAATAAATTACAAAGGCTTTCGCGAGAACCGTGTTTTTATGGTAAATAAATTAAGTGATCGTCGTCGAGACTTACTAATCCCTCTTGACGTAATCTTCCCATAAGACGAGTAACGGTTACGCGAGTGGTTCCGATGGCACTGGCAATTTGAGCATGAGTTAAGGTATAGGGCAAATAGTAGCCTTTATCGGAGGGCTGCCCGTATTCTTCAATTAAAAGGGTCAGAAAGCCTAATAAACGGTCTATCGTGCGCTTTTGCCCTAGCATACTTAACCATAACAGTTTACGCTGATGCTGATAGCGAAAGCTGTTAAAAACTTCTTGTTTTAAATCTGGCCAATGTTCTAAATCTTGCCAGTACAACCATATTACTGAGGTAGCCTCCACATGAGCAATGGCTTTAAGGCTGATGGGAAACTGGGAAACAATTTCAAAAGGAAGGCCTGCTCCCACAAATCCTAAAAAAACTGCTTCACAGAGCGATAAATCGGAATGAGATGACTGTTTTGGCAGGGTTTCGTTGGTTTGCGTGAACCCAACTATGCGAATGGCTCCCTGTTCTACAAAATACAATAAACCTGGACGAGTGGGAATAGGTTCGTCTTTGTTAAAAGTGTGATCTCGATAATGGGACTTAGCCCAATCAAAAATACTCTGCCCAGTTAGATTAAAATGAGACGGGTTAGACGATGGGATATAAGAGTGCATCTTGTCATGCTTGAACCTAAGCTAGGCAAAGGATGAGTTTTTAAAGACCGGTATCAATGGTAACAAAAAAGATATCTGAGTGTCAGTCGGCTCTATTGAGCGTTATCCTTGAACATCCGTCAATTCGGCGGCTGCTTCAACAGCAATTTTTAAATGCTTCTGTGGCCGCTTTTTCGCCCACTGACACGACTGCATTAGCAGTTAAGAAGATTCCTTTATATCGCCTAAAACATCCGACGAAATTTATTTATCGTTGTTCGCTCGCTTTGCGGCTGGCATCTCAATTATCTTTATCCACTACTGCCATCGCTCAACAGTTGGTGACTCATTTAATGGCTGTTCATGCTACCCCCAAACACCCTCATCTAGAGTTTACCCTTGAGCTAGGGGAAAACGGAGTGATTGATTGTCTTTTGTGCGATCATTCTCTAGTTTTCTGGTTAGATCGGTTCCCTAAGTTTTTTTTGCCTTCTTTTACGGGTAAAGTGGCTGATTCTGGCTTAGAAGAGATAAAAGCAATTAATCTCTTTCCCCTT is from Gloeothece verrucosa PCC 7822 and encodes:
- a CDS encoding Crp/Fnr family transcriptional regulator codes for the protein MHSYIPSSNPSHFNLTGQSIFDWAKSHYRDHTFNKDEPIPTRPGLLYFVEQGAIRIVGFTQTNETLPKQSSHSDLSLCEAVFLGFVGAGLPFEIVSQFPISLKAIAHVEATSVIWLYWQDLEHWPDLKQEVFNSFRYQHQRKLLWLSMLGQKRTIDRLLGFLTLLIEEYGQPSDKGYYLPYTLTHAQIASAIGTTRVTVTRLMGRLRQEGLVSLDDDHLIYLP
- a CDS encoding anticodon-binding protein, with amino-acid sequence MVTKKISECQSALLSVILEHPSIRRLLQQQFLNASVAAFSPTDTTALAVKKIPLYRLKHPTKFIYRCSLALRLASQLSLSTTAIAQQLVTHLMAVHATPKHPHLEFTLELGENGVIDCLLCDHSLVFWLDRFPKFFLPSFTGKVADSGLEEIKAINLFPLQYTHARCCALLRLGDKDRLIEFNTQELGQLRWLWKTPNPIGWNFLGEIPELRLIGQFFHLVDNIEEVAPKNYISLAMQLCEAFWEFESSCRIWGEVKQKTPVRAQARLGLAAVTQLLLGWLLQEKFKVTAFVEM